The Sagittula sp. P11 genome window below encodes:
- a CDS encoding Hint domain-containing protein, whose protein sequence is MSWIAVSGQGRAWVCPERFGQTAASRNILMPRGSILIETRISPEDRPQTLLSYERAHPWRGAFSVRAVPGGGIVLVMSQGEEVFHTVLQHSSDARHDVLRVTFSWDSEARTGRISLERPETDIVVQRATPAPPPMLLEDIYTLVRRPQLVEMDEDVLFFAVSDAIEPVGPMPSLVGQTPVLTPTGYRPVSALECGDTVVTRDNGIVPVLARLSRRVPALGMFQPVRLRAPYFGLQRDVVVAPYQRLVIGGSEVEYIFGREAVLIPALALVNGFAAVTEPAVQMVCYHQLLLPGHEPVISAGAEIETLYVGRLRRRRDHLARSLLADVPANLLPEHARAGLKVLRPFEAITLAEARAA, encoded by the coding sequence ATGAGCTGGATCGCCGTGTCCGGCCAGGGGCGCGCATGGGTCTGCCCTGAACGTTTCGGTCAGACCGCCGCAAGCCGCAACATCCTGATGCCGCGCGGGTCGATCCTGATCGAAACGCGCATCTCGCCGGAAGATCGCCCGCAGACCCTCCTGTCCTATGAACGCGCGCACCCGTGGCGCGGTGCCTTCTCGGTGCGCGCCGTGCCGGGCGGCGGGATCGTCCTTGTCATGAGTCAGGGCGAGGAGGTCTTTCACACCGTCCTCCAGCACAGTTCCGACGCCCGCCACGACGTACTGCGCGTGACCTTCAGCTGGGACAGCGAGGCCCGGACGGGTCGCATCAGCCTCGAACGACCCGAGACCGACATCGTGGTCCAGCGCGCCACGCCGGCCCCGCCGCCGATGCTGCTGGAAGACATCTACACGCTGGTCCGCCGCCCGCAGCTGGTCGAGATGGACGAAGACGTCCTGTTCTTCGCCGTCTCTGATGCGATCGAGCCGGTGGGCCCCATGCCGTCGCTGGTCGGACAGACGCCGGTTCTGACGCCCACCGGATACCGGCCGGTCAGCGCGCTGGAGTGCGGCGACACGGTCGTGACCCGCGACAACGGAATCGTGCCGGTGCTGGCCCGCCTGTCGCGCCGGGTGCCCGCCTTGGGGATGTTCCAGCCGGTCCGGTTGCGCGCGCCCTATTTCGGCCTGCAGCGGGACGTGGTGGTGGCCCCCTATCAGCGGCTGGTGATCGGCGGGTCGGAAGTGGAGTACATCTTCGGCCGCGAGGCGGTGCTGATCCCTGCGCTGGCGCTGGTCAACGGATTTGCCGCCGTGACCGAACCGGCGGTGCAGATGGTCTGTTACCACCAGCTCCTGCTGCCGGGACACGAGCCGGTGATTTCCGCCGGGGCGGAGATCGAGACGCTGTATGTCGGACGGCTGAGGCGCCGCAGGGATCACCTTGCCCGCTCGCTCCTGGCGGACGTGCCCGCGAACCTCCTGCCGGAACATGCGCGCGCCGGTCTGAAGGTGCTGCGCCCGTTCGAGGCGATCACCCTCGCCGAGGCGCGGGCGGCCTGA
- the dapE gene encoding succinyl-diaminopimelate desuccinylase, with translation MTDPVDLTARLVRCPSVTPEEGGALVLLEEMLSGAGFECTRVERGGISNLYARWGAKGAAKTFGFNGHTDVVPIGRREDWQHDPFGAEIEGGMMYGRGTTDMKSGVAAFAAAAIDFVAATPPDGAVVLAITGDEEGDSVDGTTALLDWMEAEGEKMTVCLVGEPTCPDHMGQMIKIGRRGSMSAWFTVEGTQGHSAYPHRALNPLPAMARLMDRLASHELDTGTDHFDPSTLAVVTIDTGNPATNVIPAKCSACVNIRFNDMHSGASLSDWLRAQAAEVDATFGTQTEVKIKISGESFLTPPGDLSDLVSRAVEAETGVTPELSTTGGTSDARFVKNHCPVVEFGLVGQTMHAVDERVSVEQIGQLKAIYTRILQDYFA, from the coding sequence ATGACCGATCCCGTCGACCTGACCGCCCGCCTTGTCCGCTGCCCCTCGGTCACGCCCGAGGAGGGCGGCGCGCTGGTCCTGCTGGAGGAAATGCTGTCCGGCGCGGGGTTCGAGTGCACGCGGGTGGAACGCGGCGGGATCTCCAACCTCTATGCGCGGTGGGGCGCGAAGGGGGCTGCGAAGACGTTCGGCTTCAACGGCCACACCGACGTCGTCCCGATCGGTCGGCGCGAGGACTGGCAGCACGATCCCTTCGGGGCCGAGATCGAGGGCGGCATGATGTACGGACGCGGCACGACGGATATGAAGTCGGGGGTCGCTGCCTTCGCGGCGGCGGCTATCGATTTCGTCGCCGCGACACCGCCGGACGGCGCCGTGGTGCTGGCGATCACCGGCGACGAGGAAGGCGACTCCGTCGACGGGACCACCGCTCTGCTGGACTGGATGGAGGCCGAGGGCGAGAAGATGACTGTCTGCCTCGTCGGCGAACCCACCTGCCCGGACCACATGGGCCAGATGATAAAGATCGGGCGGCGGGGGTCGATGTCGGCCTGGTTCACGGTGGAGGGCACGCAGGGTCATTCCGCCTATCCGCACCGCGCGCTGAACCCGCTTCCGGCCATGGCGCGGCTGATGGACCGTCTGGCCTCGCACGAGTTGGACACCGGCACCGACCACTTCGATCCTTCCACGCTGGCGGTGGTGACCATCGACACCGGCAACCCGGCGACCAACGTGATCCCGGCGAAGTGCTCTGCCTGTGTGAACATCCGGTTCAACGACATGCACAGCGGCGCGTCCCTCTCGGACTGGTTGCGCGCCCAGGCGGCAGAGGTCGACGCCACCTTCGGCACCCAGACGGAGGTGAAGATCAAGATCTCGGGCGAGAGCTTCCTGACCCCGCCGGGTGACCTGTCGGACCTCGTGTCTCGCGCGGTCGAGGCAGAGACGGGCGTGACGCCGGAGCTTTCGACCACGGGCGGCACCTCCGACGCGCGGTTCGTAAAGAACCACTGCCCGGTGGTGGAATTCGGTCTGGTGGGCCAGACCATGCATGCCGTGGACGAACGCGTCTCGGTTGAGCAGATCGGGCAGTTGAAAGCGATCTACACGCGGATTCTGCAGGACTATTTCGCATGA
- a CDS encoding GNAT family N-acetyltransferase, with translation MTLKVEQTADLTEPHAIRRRVFIEEQGFTEAEEWDDLDSVSVHLVVRDGGAPVASARLIQDGGTGKIGRICVLESHRGRGLGAALVTHGVAHFRDVPCVTRIYLSAQDHAIPFYERLGFGAYGETYLDGTVPHRDMELRF, from the coding sequence ATGACCCTTAAGGTGGAGCAGACCGCCGACCTGACCGAACCGCACGCCATCCGGCGGCGGGTGTTCATCGAGGAGCAGGGCTTTACCGAGGCGGAGGAATGGGACGACCTCGACTCCGTCTCCGTGCATCTGGTGGTGCGGGACGGCGGCGCGCCGGTTGCATCCGCGCGGCTGATACAGGATGGCGGGACGGGCAAGATCGGGCGCATCTGCGTGCTGGAGAGCCACCGGGGCCGTGGCCTGGGCGCGGCGCTGGTCACGCACGGCGTGGCGCATTTCCGCGATGTCCCCTGTGTTACGCGGATCTACCTGAGCGCGCAGGACCATGCGATCCCCTTCTACGAACGGCTTGGATTCGGCGCCTACGGCGAGACCTACCTCGACGGCACGGTGCCGCACCGGGACATGGAACTGCGGTTTTGA
- a CDS encoding DUF2064 domain-containing protein produces MVKVPRPGRVKTRLGRGIGHVAAAWWFRHQVRRLLWRVDDPRWRIVLSVSPDREGMLSRAWPRHLPRMPQGKGDLGARMARALRSCDGPVCLIGADIPAVDRTALARSFALLGRHDAVFGPAKDSGFWLIGVRHPRRLPHGFFRDVRWSTQHALSDATATLPGWRIARGDLLTDVDSAADLRT; encoded by the coding sequence ATGGTGAAGGTGCCGCGGCCCGGACGGGTCAAGACACGCCTCGGGCGCGGGATCGGGCATGTCGCGGCGGCGTGGTGGTTCCGGCATCAGGTGCGGCGCTTGCTCTGGCGGGTGGACGATCCCCGGTGGCGGATCGTGCTGTCCGTGTCCCCTGACCGCGAAGGGATGCTCAGCCGCGCGTGGCCGCGTCATCTGCCGCGGATGCCGCAGGGCAAGGGCGACCTTGGCGCGCGCATGGCGCGCGCGCTGCGGTCCTGCGACGGGCCGGTCTGCCTGATCGGGGCCGACATCCCTGCCGTGGATCGCACGGCCTTGGCGCGCAGCTTTGCCCTTCTGGGGCGCCACGACGCGGTGTTCGGCCCGGCGAAGGACAGCGGCTTCTGGCTGATCGGCGTGCGCCATCCCCGCCGCCTGCCCCATGGGTTTTTCCGCGATGTGCGCTGGTCCACCCAACATGCCCTTTCCGACGCGACGGCCACCCTGCCCGGCTGGCGCATCGCCCGAGGCGACCTGCTGACGGACGTGGACAGCGCCGCGGACCTCCGCACCTAG
- the rnr gene encoding ribonuclease R, which yields MTTLPTKQEILDWISENPALTAKRDIAKAFGIKGAARIDLKRLLKELESDGHLEKRKKTYRDPDRLPPVTVLQVKAPDANGDLFAQPLEWHGEGVEPTVLLVSRPGDPALGEGDRILARLQVVHEADHNYEARLIRRIGASPRKVVGLFRKTAEGGRILPIDKGNDKEWMVAPDATGGAKDGELVEAEQAGPKGRMGLPKARITLRLGDPSEPRAVSLIAIHQHGIPDDFPQEVLDEADAMKPAGLSGREDLRDLPLITIDPSDARDHDDAVYAVADEDPKNAGGFLIWVAIADVAYYVRPGSELDREAKKRGNSSYFPDRVVPMLPDRLSGDLCSLHEGVPRACIAVRMKIDAEGNKLGQKFVRGLMRSPASLTYQEVQAAIDGEPNDKTGPLLDDVLKPLYAAYAALKSARERRQPLDLDLPERKVMLSEEGKVTSVAFTDRLDAHKLIEEMMVLANVAAAETLNAKDMPLLFRVHEEPSQDKLESLRDTAESAGLTLAKGQVLKTRHLNQLLHQAAGKDEAELINMATLRSMTQAYYSPKNFGHFGLALQNYAHFTSPIRRYSDLIVHRALIAAHKWGDDGLTAQEIERLEQTAQHISDTERRSMMAERDTNDRYLAAYLSDRLGAEFTGRVSGIAKFGIFVKLDETGADGLVPISTLGNEYFHFDREAGTLMGADTGRVIALGMRAKVKLVEAAPVTGGIAFELLELDDDAYESSAGGRFGRGGARRGRSGPSPRRKLAKAKARDKKVKRKVTRQRK from the coding sequence ATGACAACCTTGCCCACCAAGCAGGAGATCCTCGACTGGATTTCCGAGAACCCGGCCCTCACCGCCAAGCGCGACATCGCGAAGGCCTTCGGCATCAAGGGTGCCGCGCGCATCGACCTCAAGCGCCTGCTGAAGGAGCTTGAGTCCGACGGCCATTTGGAGAAGCGGAAGAAGACCTACCGCGACCCGGACCGCCTGCCGCCCGTGACCGTCCTTCAGGTCAAGGCGCCCGACGCCAACGGCGACCTCTTTGCGCAGCCGCTGGAGTGGCACGGCGAGGGGGTGGAGCCGACCGTGCTGCTGGTCAGCCGCCCGGGCGATCCCGCGCTGGGGGAAGGCGACCGCATCCTCGCCCGCCTGCAGGTGGTGCACGAGGCCGACCACAACTACGAGGCGCGGCTGATCCGGCGGATCGGCGCATCGCCCCGCAAGGTCGTGGGGCTGTTCCGCAAGACCGCCGAAGGCGGCCGCATCCTGCCCATCGACAAGGGCAACGACAAGGAATGGATGGTCGCACCCGACGCCACGGGCGGCGCAAAGGACGGCGAACTGGTTGAGGCCGAGCAGGCCGGGCCGAAGGGCCGCATGGGTCTGCCCAAGGCGCGCATCACGCTGCGCCTTGGCGATCCGTCGGAACCCCGGGCGGTGTCCCTGATCGCCATCCACCAGCACGGTATTCCCGACGACTTCCCGCAGGAGGTGCTGGACGAGGCCGATGCGATGAAGCCCGCCGGCCTGTCGGGTCGCGAGGATCTGCGCGATCTGCCGCTGATCACCATCGACCCGTCCGACGCGCGCGACCACGACGACGCCGTCTATGCGGTGGCCGACGAAGATCCGAAGAACGCGGGCGGCTTCCTGATCTGGGTGGCCATCGCCGATGTCGCCTACTACGTGCGCCCCGGCTCCGAGCTGGACCGGGAGGCGAAGAAGCGCGGCAACTCCTCGTACTTCCCGGACCGCGTCGTGCCGATGCTGCCGGACCGGCTGTCGGGCGACCTGTGTTCGCTGCACGAAGGGGTGCCGCGTGCGTGCATCGCGGTGCGCATGAAGATCGACGCAGAGGGCAACAAGCTGGGCCAGAAGTTCGTGCGCGGCCTGATGCGCTCGCCCGCGTCGCTGACCTACCAGGAGGTGCAGGCGGCCATCGACGGCGAACCGAACGACAAGACCGGCCCGCTGCTGGATGACGTGCTGAAACCGCTTTATGCCGCCTATGCCGCGCTGAAATCCGCGCGGGAACGGCGCCAGCCGCTCGACCTCGACCTCCCGGAACGCAAGGTGATGCTGAGCGAAGAAGGCAAGGTCACCTCTGTCGCCTTCACCGACCGGCTGGACGCGCACAAGCTGATCGAGGAGATGATGGTCCTGGCCAACGTCGCCGCCGCCGAGACGCTGAACGCCAAGGACATGCCGCTCCTGTTCCGGGTGCACGAGGAGCCGTCGCAGGACAAGCTGGAGTCGCTGCGCGACACCGCCGAATCCGCAGGGCTGACGCTGGCCAAGGGGCAGGTGCTGAAGACCCGCCACCTGAACCAGCTGCTGCACCAGGCCGCCGGCAAGGACGAGGCTGAGCTGATCAACATGGCGACCCTGCGCAGCATGACGCAGGCCTACTACAGCCCGAAGAACTTCGGTCACTTCGGCCTCGCGCTGCAGAACTACGCGCATTTCACCTCGCCCATCCGGCGCTATTCCGACCTGATCGTGCACCGCGCCCTGATCGCCGCGCACAAATGGGGCGACGACGGCCTGACCGCGCAGGAGATCGAGCGGCTGGAACAGACCGCGCAGCACATCTCGGACACGGAGCGGCGGTCGATGATGGCGGAGCGGGACACCAACGACCGCTACCTCGCCGCCTATCTGTCCGACCGGCTGGGGGCTGAGTTCACCGGGCGCGTGTCCGGCATCGCCAAGTTCGGGATCTTCGTGAAGCTGGACGAGACCGGCGCCGACGGGCTGGTGCCGATCTCGACCCTCGGCAACGAGTACTTCCACTTCGACCGTGAGGCCGGGACGCTGATGGGCGCCGACACCGGGCGGGTGATCGCGCTCGGGATGCGGGCGAAGGTCAAGCTGGTGGAGGCCGCGCCGGTCACCGGCGGCATCGCCTTCGAGTTGCTGGAACTGGACGACGACGCCTACGAAAGCAGCGCGGGCGGCCGTTTCGGGCGTGGCGGTGCGCGGCGGGGCCGTTCCGGGCCGTCGCCGCGCCGCAAGCTCGCCAAGGCCAAGGCGCGCGACAAGAAGGTCAAGCGCAAGGTCACGCGGCAGCGGAAATAG
- a CDS encoding glutathione S-transferase family protein, translating into MLKLMTFPAGFGEPSLSPFCLKAMILLELSGRPWEPEWLTMPPDTGYGKLPILRTPDGPVPDSNFILAWLEAQGADLFPGLDAGLRAQAHAIIRMVEEHLRLFLVHDRWVRDDGWAVLEPAVFGGMPRPLRLVVPGLVRKGIRKSLRNQGIGRFSDAHAAQATAADLDVLQQRLGDGPWLFGRRPTAADAAVVPVLSALDKLPGDTPARQGLRARDSLMAYVIRGRAQLYPERLRTPISAAA; encoded by the coding sequence ATGCTGAAACTGATGACCTTCCCCGCCGGCTTCGGTGAACCGAGCCTGAGCCCCTTCTGCCTCAAGGCCATGATACTGCTCGAACTTTCCGGTCGGCCGTGGGAGCCGGAGTGGCTGACGATGCCCCCCGACACGGGTTACGGAAAATTGCCGATCCTGCGCACGCCGGACGGCCCGGTGCCCGACAGCAACTTCATCCTCGCGTGGCTGGAGGCCCAGGGTGCCGACCTCTTCCCCGGCCTCGACGCGGGGCTGCGGGCGCAGGCGCACGCGATCATCCGCATGGTGGAAGAGCACCTGCGCCTGTTCCTGGTGCACGACAGATGGGTGCGCGACGACGGCTGGGCAGTGCTGGAACCGGCTGTCTTCGGCGGCATGCCCAGACCGCTGCGCCTCGTGGTGCCGGGGTTGGTGCGGAAGGGCATCCGCAAGTCGCTGCGCAATCAGGGCATCGGCAGGTTCAGCGACGCACACGCGGCGCAGGCCACGGCCGCCGACCTCGACGTGCTGCAACAGCGGTTGGGCGACGGGCCGTGGCTGTTCGGCAGACGTCCCACGGCGGCGGATGCCGCGGTCGTGCCGGTGCTGTCGGCGCTGGACAAGCTGCCGGGCGACACACCCGCGCGGCAGGGCCTGCGGGCGCGGGACAGCCTGATGGCCTACGTGATCCGGGGCCGCGCGCAGCTTTACCCGGAACGGCTCAGGACGCCTATTTCCGCTGCCGCGTGA
- a CDS encoding YafY family protein has translation MSRTHRLFQLMSALRRLPSPVTAARLAEETGVSPRTLYRDIDTLRELGAVIDGEAGFGYRLIEDAHLPPLGFDDEELEALILGLREVAAVADPALAESAESALAKLRARLPERQAHRLRHAVLNAHRFAPPPRPTIDARALRRACWDEEQVSFDYTDKNGAPTRREVKPLAVMLFDNSHCLLAWCCLRRDFRAFRLDRMLDLQRTGRSFRPERVPLLRDYNDTADARIRASSGWDLRKSPDPGYSCDKTNER, from the coding sequence ATGTCCCGCACCCATCGCCTGTTCCAGTTGATGTCCGCCCTGCGCCGCCTGCCGTCGCCGGTCACCGCCGCACGCCTGGCGGAGGAAACGGGTGTCTCTCCCCGGACGCTCTATCGCGACATCGACACGCTGCGCGAACTGGGGGCAGTGATCGACGGCGAGGCGGGGTTCGGCTACCGGCTGATCGAGGACGCGCACCTGCCGCCCCTGGGCTTCGACGACGAGGAACTGGAGGCGCTGATCCTCGGGTTGCGGGAGGTCGCCGCCGTCGCTGACCCGGCGCTGGCGGAGTCGGCGGAATCGGCCCTGGCCAAGCTGCGCGCGCGCCTGCCCGAGCGGCAGGCACACCGCCTGCGCCATGCGGTGCTGAACGCCCACAGATTCGCCCCGCCGCCCCGCCCGACCATCGACGCGCGCGCGCTGCGCCGCGCCTGCTGGGACGAAGAGCAGGTGTCCTTCGACTACACCGACAAGAACGGTGCCCCGACCCGGCGCGAAGTGAAGCCCTTGGCCGTCATGCTTTTCGACAACAGCCACTGTCTGCTCGCATGGTGTTGTCTTCGCAGGGATTTTCGCGCCTTCCGGCTGGACCGGATGCTGGATCTGCAACGGACGGGGCGGTCGTTCCGGCCCGAAAGAGTGCCCCTTTTGCGCGACTACAACGACACGGCTGACGCGAGGATTCGCGCATCTTCGGGATGGGACCTTCGCAAGTCACCCGATCCGGGTTACAGTTGCGACAAAACAAACGAGCGGTAG
- a CDS encoding lytic murein transglycosylase, with protein sequence MFRMACIGLGIAILGTGPVYAETLQTSLRPKARGTLVVSHVEEVVSRASGLGDSLRDTLLAPRRSTRPAIRPAALKPRSAAVAVAPVTTQSVSPAKAAAFARWIDGFRPRALSQGVSARTFDAAFRGVTFDPKVVERDSSQAEFAKGIWDYLDSAASDSRVNNGRSALAQHRALLDRIEAHYGVDKEIVLAVWGMETAYGSYRGSNHIIQSMASLAFDGRRRSFFETQLVAALQILEQGDTTPDRMTGSWAGAMGHTQFMPTSFQSLAVDFTGDGRRDIWGDDPSDALASTANYLKKNGWIAGQPWGAEVVLPRGFDYDQVNVERMPSAWARLGVMGTDGKPVPDYGAATILLPAGHKGAAFLVFKNFRVIKRYNAADAYAMGVGHLADRIMGGEKFQGSWPRDDRPLTSTERKELQTRLTQAGYDTQGVDGRIGPMTLQAIRGYQRRAGLVPDGYASMELLKKLR encoded by the coding sequence ATGTTCAGGATGGCCTGTATCGGGCTGGGGATCGCAATCCTCGGCACTGGTCCCGTGTACGCGGAGACTCTCCAGACGTCGCTGCGCCCCAAGGCGCGCGGCACCCTTGTCGTGAGCCACGTCGAAGAGGTGGTCAGCCGGGCCAGTGGCCTTGGCGACAGCCTGCGCGACACCTTGCTGGCGCCCAGACGGTCCACCCGCCCGGCCATCCGCCCGGCGGCCCTGAAACCGCGCAGCGCCGCGGTGGCCGTCGCCCCTGTCACCACCCAAAGCGTGAGCCCCGCCAAGGCCGCCGCCTTTGCCCGCTGGATCGACGGGTTCCGCCCCCGCGCCCTGTCGCAGGGCGTCAGCGCACGGACATTCGACGCGGCGTTCCGTGGTGTGACCTTCGACCCGAAGGTAGTGGAGCGCGACTCCTCTCAGGCGGAGTTCGCCAAGGGCATCTGGGACTACCTCGACAGCGCCGCCTCCGACTCGCGTGTGAACAACGGTCGGTCCGCACTGGCCCAGCACCGTGCCCTGCTCGACCGGATCGAGGCGCACTACGGTGTCGACAAGGAGATCGTGCTGGCCGTCTGGGGCATGGAAACCGCCTACGGCAGCTATCGCGGCTCCAACCATATCATCCAGTCCATGGCGAGCCTTGCCTTCGACGGGCGGCGGCGGTCGTTCTTCGAGACCCAGCTTGTCGCCGCCCTGCAGATCCTCGAACAGGGCGACACCACGCCCGACCGGATGACCGGGTCATGGGCCGGGGCGATGGGGCACACGCAGTTCATGCCCACGTCCTTCCAGTCGCTCGCAGTGGATTTCACCGGCGACGGGCGCCGGGACATCTGGGGCGACGATCCGTCCGACGCGCTGGCCTCCACCGCCAACTACCTGAAAAAGAACGGCTGGATCGCCGGTCAGCCGTGGGGCGCCGAAGTCGTGCTGCCGCGCGGGTTCGATTACGATCAGGTCAACGTGGAGCGCATGCCCTCCGCCTGGGCGCGGCTTGGGGTCATGGGCACCGATGGCAAGCCGGTCCCCGATTACGGCGCGGCGACGATCCTTCTGCCTGCAGGGCACAAGGGCGCGGCCTTCCTCGTCTTCAAGAACTTCCGCGTGATCAAGCGCTACAACGCCGCCGACGCCTACGCGATGGGGGTCGGCCACCTTGCCGACCGCATCATGGGCGGCGAGAAGTTTCAGGGCTCGTGGCCCCGCGACGACCGCCCGCTGACCAGTACCGAGCGCAAGGAGCTTCAGACCCGGCTGACGCAGGCCGGGTATGACACTCAGGGCGTGGACGGGCGCATCGGGCCGATGACGTTGCAGGCGATCCGCGGCTACCAGCGCCGCGCCGGACTTGTGCCGGACGGCTACGCCTCCATGGAACTTCTGAAGAAACTGCGCTGA
- a CDS encoding RNA pyrophosphohydrolase, whose amino-acid sequence MTPEEIARLPYRRNVGVMLVNADGHAFVGQRFDSEEPAWQMPQGGIDKGEDPRAAALRELTEETGVTPDLVTVEAETEGWIAYDLPHDIVPRIWKGRYKGQEQKWFLLRFHGTDDQIRLDADDHQEFSEWCWLPAEEVVAQIVPFKRPVYERVIAAFRDRL is encoded by the coding sequence ATGACGCCCGAAGAGATCGCCAGGCTGCCCTACCGCCGCAACGTCGGCGTGATGCTCGTGAATGCGGACGGCCATGCCTTTGTCGGTCAGCGCTTCGACAGCGAGGAACCCGCCTGGCAGATGCCGCAGGGCGGGATCGACAAGGGCGAGGACCCGCGCGCCGCCGCGCTTCGCGAGTTGACCGAAGAGACGGGCGTGACGCCGGATCTCGTGACGGTAGAGGCAGAGACGGAGGGCTGGATCGCCTACGACCTGCCGCACGACATCGTGCCGCGCATCTGGAAGGGCCGCTACAAGGGGCAGGAGCAGAAGTGGTTCCTGTTGCGCTTCCACGGTACCGACGACCAGATCCGGCTGGACGCAGACGACCACCAGGAGTTCTCCGAATGGTGCTGGCTGCCCGCTGAGGAGGTCGTGGCCCAGATCGTGCCGTTCAAGCGGCCGGTCTACGAAAGGGTCATCGCTGCCTTCAGGGACCGTCTGTGA
- a CDS encoding S41 family peptidase translates to MQKFVMAAVAGTLASVVATTQFVGPLVAQEQGKSATVYEQLDLFGDIFERIRAQYVEEVEPSELIEAAINGMLTSLDPHSSYLPPDDAADMRVQTRGEFGGLGIEVTQEEGFVKVVSPIDGTPAMEAGIEAGDFITHVDGESVLGLTLDQAVDLMRGPVGSEIVITVVREGEEEPFDVSIIRDTIKLTAVRARTESDTVVLRVTTFNDQTYPNLAEGLAEQVETLGGMDNVNGVVLDLRNNPGGLLTQAIRVSDAFLEKGEIVSTRGRDPADGDRYNATPGDLAEGKPLVVLINGGSASASEIVAGALQDHHRAIVVGTKSFGKGSVQTVMPLRGDGAMRLTTARYYTPSGRSIQALGVSPDIVVEQPRREPDATEEDEEATNVFSRSEADLRGRLDNDSLTEEEIQQIEEDRAKAEAAAKLREDDYQLAYAIDILKGLSKLAPTDQ, encoded by the coding sequence ATGCAGAAATTCGTGATGGCCGCAGTGGCGGGCACCCTGGCCTCCGTGGTCGCGACGACGCAGTTCGTCGGCCCGCTGGTGGCGCAGGAACAAGGCAAATCCGCCACCGTCTATGAGCAGCTCGACCTCTTTGGCGACATCTTCGAACGCATCCGCGCGCAATACGTGGAGGAGGTCGAACCCTCCGAGCTGATCGAGGCGGCGATCAACGGCATGTTGACCTCGCTCGATCCCCACAGCAGCTACCTGCCGCCCGACGATGCCGCGGACATGCGCGTCCAGACCCGCGGCGAGTTCGGCGGCCTCGGCATCGAGGTCACGCAGGAAGAGGGTTTCGTGAAGGTCGTGTCCCCGATCGACGGCACCCCGGCGATGGAAGCGGGCATCGAGGCCGGTGACTTCATCACCCACGTCGACGGCGAAAGCGTGCTGGGCCTGACGCTCGACCAGGCGGTGGACCTGATGCGCGGACCGGTCGGCTCCGAGATCGTGATCACCGTGGTCCGCGAAGGCGAGGAAGAGCCCTTCGACGTTTCGATCATCCGCGACACCATCAAGCTGACCGCCGTCCGCGCCCGCACCGAAAGCGACACGGTCGTGCTGCGCGTGACCACCTTCAACGACCAGACCTACCCGAACCTCGCCGAGGGCCTTGCCGAACAGGTGGAGACGCTGGGCGGCATGGACAACGTCAACGGCGTCGTCCTCGACCTGCGCAACAACCCGGGCGGCCTGCTGACACAGGCGATCCGCGTCTCTGACGCCTTCCTGGAGAAGGGCGAGATCGTGTCGACCCGTGGCCGCGATCCGGCCGATGGCGACCGTTACAACGCCACCCCGGGCGACCTTGCCGAAGGCAAGCCGCTGGTGGTGCTGATCAACGGCGGTTCCGCCTCCGCGTCCGAGATCGTCGCCGGCGCCCTGCAGGACCACCACCGCGCCATCGTCGTGGGCACGAAGTCCTTCGGCAAGGGTTCCGTCCAGACGGTCATGCCGCTTCGGGGCGACGGTGCGATGCGCCTGACCACGGCGCGCTACTACACACCGTCCGGCCGCTCGATCCAGGCACTGGGCGTGTCGCCGGACATCGTGGTCGAACAGCCGCGCCGCGAACCCGACGCCACGGAGGAGGACGAAGAGGCAACCAATGTCTTCTCCCGCTCCGAGGCCGACCTGCGTGGCCGTCTCGACAACGACTCCCTGACGGAGGAAGAGATCCAGCAGATCGAGGAGGACCGCGCCAAGGCGGAGGCCGCCGCGAAACTGCGCGAGGACGACTACCAGCTCGCCTATGCCATCGACATCCTGAAGGGCCTGTCGAAGCTGGCGCCCACCGATCAATAA